Proteins encoded by one window of Cucurbita pepo subsp. pepo cultivar mu-cu-16 chromosome LG14, ASM280686v2, whole genome shotgun sequence:
- the LOC111809710 gene encoding uncharacterized protein LOC111809710 — MEALISQFTFLSDQALHDKNFDPSTIEDLMKLFEIEAYKSWAASELQLQNEAQEAEIAMQQAEDYLDSVMEDAMDEFRRFEEEFDRMAEAELQELVDKSEKARKMGSLMEKAAAVASKRYMEAAMNSATASMRSAWKAISSNKVHPS, encoded by the coding sequence ATGGAAGCTCTCATCTCGCAGTTCACCTTCCTCTCCGATCAAGCTCTACACGACAAGAATTTCGATCCCTCCACCATTGAAGACCTCATGAAGCTCTTCGAGATCGAAGCTTACAAGTCCTGGGCCGCCAGCGAGCTTCAACTCCAGAACGAGGCTCAAGAAGCTGAGATCGCGATGCAGCAGGCTGAGGATTATCTCGATTCTGTTATGGAAGACGCCATGGATGAGTTCAGAAGGTTCGAGGAGGAGTTTGATCGGATGGCTGAAGCCGAGCTCCAGGAACTCGTGGACAAATCTGAGAAGGCTCGTAAGATGGGTAGTTTGATGGAGAAGGCTGCGGCGGTTGCTTCCAAAAGGTACATGGAGGCGGCTATGAACTCCGCTACCGCTTCCATGAGATCCGCTTGGAAGGCCATTTCGTCCAATAAGGTTCATCCGTCGTGA
- the LOC111810306 gene encoding 11S globulin seed storage protein 2-like, whose amino-acid sequence MELNLEPMSPKAFFQGEGGSFHKWFPSDFPMIAHTKVGAGRLLLRPRGFAVPHNSDSSKVGYVLQGSGLAGILFRGSSDEAVVRLKKGDLIPVPEGVTSWWFNDGDSDFEVLLVGDTRNALIPGDITYVVFAGPLGVLQGFSPDYVQKVYNLNGEETDALLKSQTNRLIFKLRQDQTLPEPNRQGDLVFNIYDVVSRDEGSGSVTVVTEKEFPFIAKSGLTAVLEKLEANAARSPVYVADPSVQLVYVASGSGRVQIAGFLGEN is encoded by the exons atggagttGAATTTGGAGCCGATGAGTCCAAAAGCCTTCTTCCAAGGAGAAGGTGGATCCTTCCATAAATGGTTCCCTTCGGATTTTCCGATGATTGCTCACACCAAAGTCGGCGCCGGCCGACTCCTCCTCCGTCCACGTGGCTTCGCCGTTCCCCATAACTCTGATTCCTCCAAAGTTGGCTATGttcttcaag GTAGCGGACTTGCCGGGATTCTATTCCGTGGAAGCTCCGACGAAGCAGTGGTGAGACTTAAGAAAGGCGACTTGATTCCGGTGCCGGAGGGAGTCACCTCCTGGTGGTTCAACGACGGAGACTCCGATTTCGAAGTCCTTCTCGTCGGCGACACCCGAAACGCCCTAATTCCCGGCGACATTACCTACGTCGTTTTCGCCGGACCCCTTGGAGTACTACAAGGCTTCTCGCCGGACTACGTTCAAAAAGTCTATAATCTAAACGGAGAAGAAACAGACGCGCTTCTCAAAAGTCAAACCAACCGCCTAATTTTCAAACTCCGGCAAGACCAAACGCTGCCGGAGCCTAACCGTCAAGGCGACCTTGTTTTCAACATATACGACGTCGTTTCTAGAGACGAGGGAAGTGGGTCGGTGACGGTTGTGACGGAGAAGGAGTTTCCGTTCATTGCAAAATCTGGGTTGACGGCGGTTCTCGAGAAGCTTGAGGCCAACGCCGCCCGCTCGCCGGTATACGTCGCCGACCCGTCGGTGCAGCTGGTGTATGTTGCAagcgggtcgggtcgggttcAGATTGCTGGGTTTTTGGGGGAAAATTGA
- the LOC111810435 gene encoding 12S seed storage globulin 1-like, protein MEQPMNPKPFTEVEAGSYHKWLPSEYPLLARNKVAAGRLLLRPRGFVVPHYADCSKVGYVLQGENGVVGLVFPSKSDEVVVNLKKGDLIPVPNGVSSWWFNDGDSDLEIIFLGESKNAHVPGDISYFVLSGPLSLLHGFSPEYVGKTYSLNGEETTQFLKSQSNALICSIQQTQSLPKPPKFSKFVYNIDAAAPDGRVKGSAGAVTTVTESKFPFIGQSGLTAILEKLDANAVRSPVYVAEPYDQLIYVAKGRGKIQIVGSSSKIDAEVKMGQLILVPKFFAVGKFAGEDGLECISIITATHPVVEELAGKTSVLEALSPEVFQVSFNVTAEFEKLLRSKITNASPVIGSSD, encoded by the exons ATGGAACAGCCGATGAATCCAAAGCCCTTCACTGAGGTAGAAGCTGGATCTTATCACAAATGGCTGCCTTCTGAATACCCTTTGCTTGCTCGGAACAAAGTCGCCGCCGGCCGCCTTCTCCTCCGCCCTCGCGGCTTCGTGGTCCCCCACTACGCCGATTGCTCTAAAGTGGGCTATGTTCTTCAAG GCGAGAATGGAGTTGTCGGGTTGGTGTTTCCGAGCAAGTCCGATGAGGTGGTGGTGAACTTGAAGAAAGGAGATTTGATTCCGGTGCCGAATGGAGTCTCGTCATGGTGGTTCAACGACGGTGACTCCGATTTGGAAATCATTTTTTTGGGTGAATCCAAAAACGCTCATGTTCCTGGTGACATCTCTTATTTTGTTCTCTCCGGCCCTCTCAGCCTCCTGCATGGCTTCTCGCCGGAGTACGTCGGAAAAACCTATTCCCTAAACGGAGAAGAAACAACCCAATTTCTCAAAAGTCAATCCAACGCTTTGATTTGCTCAATTCAGCAAACCCAATCCCTTCCCAAACCACCCAAATTCAGTAAATTTGTTTACAACATTGACGCCGCCGCGCCGGACGGTAGAGTCAAGGGCAGCGCCGGTGCTGTCACGACGGTGACGGAATCAAAATTTCCGTTCATTGGTCAATCTGGGTTGACGGCGATTCTCGAAAAGCTCGACGCCAACGCCGTCCGTTCGCCGGTGTACGTCGCGGAGCCGTACGATCAACTGATCTACGTGGCTAAAGGACGTGGGAAAATCCAGATCGTTGGATCTTCGAGTAAAATTGATGCAGAGGTGAAAATGGGTCAGCTGATTTTAGTCCCCAAATTCTTCGCCGTCGGAAAATTCGCCGGAGAAGATGGCTTGGAGTGCATCTCCATTATCACAGCAACACA cCCTGTGGTGGAAGAACTGGCCGGAAAGACGTCGGTGTTGGAGGCATTGTCGCCGGAGGTATTTCAAGTTTCGTTCAATGTGACGGCGGAGTTCGAGAAGCTTCTTAGATCGAAGATCACAAACGCTTCACCGGTGATCGGATCTTCCGATTGA
- the LOC111809815 gene encoding pentatricopeptide repeat-containing protein At3g62890-like, translating into MLNGIRLSIFIPNPNRLLFRILHSYLGSSHIDIAPPPSSPPFKCSISPRSLSATLRNLLQPLSAPDPPPILSYASVFQFLTGQNLLKLGQQVHAHMLLRGLEPTALVGSKMVAFYASSGDIDSSVAVFNRISEPSSLLFNSMIRAYARYGFAERTVATYFSMHSWGFTGDYFTFPFVLKSSVDLLSVWMGKCVHGLVLRAGLQFDLYVATSLIDLYGKCGEIKDARKVFDKMTVRDVSAWNALLAGYMKGGFIDAAVAIFERMPWRNIVSWTTMISGYSQSGLAQQALSLFDEMLKEDSGVRPNWVTIMSVLPACAQSSALERGRRIHELACRMGLNSNASVLIALTAMYAKCGSLADARNCFNRLSRSEKSLVAWNTMITAYASYGHGREAVSTFQEMIEAGIRPDDITFTGLLSACSHSGLVDIGLNYFNYMSTTYSTNPRAEHYACVVDLLGRAGRLAEASKLVDEMPMPAGPSIWGSLLAACRKYRNLEMAETAARKLFVLEPENTGNYVLLSNMYAEAGRWQEVDKLRAILISQGTKKSPGCSWIEVNGIAHMFLGGDTSHPQTKEIYMFLEALPEKMKAAGYTPDTSFVLHDISEEEKEFNLIAHSEKLAVAFGILNTPSETVLRVTKNLRICGDCHTAMVFISEIYGREVVVRDVNRFHHFKAGSCSCGDYW; encoded by the coding sequence ATGCTCAATGGCATTCGGTTATCGATCTTCATCCCAAACCCTAATCGCCTTCTCTTTCGGATCCTCCATTCCTACCTCGGTTCCTCTCACATCGACATTGCCCCTCCGCCATCATCCCCACCATTCAAATGCTCAATCTCGCCCCGTTCCCTCTCTGCAACTCTTCGCAATCTCCTGCAGCCGCTCTCTGCGCCGGACCCACCTCCGATTCTATCTTATGCTTCGGTTTTCCAGTTCCTTACTGGCCAAAATCTGTTGAAATTGGGCCAACAAGTTCATGCCCATATGCTTCTCCGTGGCCTTGAGCCCACTGCACTTGTTGGTTCCAAGATGGTTGCGTTTTATGCGAGTTCTGGTGATATTGATTCATCTGTTGCGGTTTTCAATCGGATTAGTGAGCCTTCTTCTCTGTTGTTTAATTCTATGATTCGAGCCTATGCGCGATATGGGTTTGCGGAGAGAACTGTTGCCACTTATTTTTCTATGCATTCTTGGGGATTTACAGGGGATTactttacttttccttttgttcttAAGTCTTCTGTGGATTTGTTGAGTGTTTGGATGGGGAAATGTGTTCATGGACTGGTTTTGAGAGCTGGGTTGCAGTTTGATTTGTATGTGGCTACTTCTTTGATTGATTTGTATGGGAAATGTGGTGAAATAAAGGATGCGCGTAaggtgtttgataaaatgacTGTTAGAGATGTTTCGGCTTGGAATGCTTTACTTGCTGGTTACATGAAGGGGGGGTTTATAGATGCTGCTGTGGCGATTTTTGAGAGAATGCCGTGGAGGAATATCGTCTCTTGGACGACTATGATTTCTGGATACTCACAGAGCGGCTTGGCACAGCAGGCATTGAgtttgtttgatgaaatgctGAAAGAAGATTCAGGAGTAAGACCCAATTGGGTGACTATAATGAGTGTCCTCCCAGCTTGTGCACAATCATCGGCACTCGAACGTGGAAGGCGGATTCACGAGTTGGCTTGTCGGATGGGTTTGAATTCCAATGCTTCTGTGCTGATTGCCCTTACTGCAATGTATGCTAAATGTGGAAGCTTAGCTGATGCTCGCAACTGTTTCAACCGGCTTAGTAGAAGTGAAAAGAGTTTGGTTGCTTGGAATACCATGATTACTGCTTATGCTTCGTATGGACATGGGCGGGAAGCAGTGTCAACCTTTCAGGAGATGATCGAAGCAGGCATACGGCCCGACGACATTACATTCACAGGATTGTTATCCGCTTGCAGCCATTCAGGTCTTGTTGACATTGGCTTGAATTACTTCAACTACATGAGCACCACATATTCGACGAATCCCAGAGCTGAGCATTATGCTTGTGTTGTCGATCTCTTAGGTCGGGCAGGGAGATTAGCTGAAGCAAGTAAACTTGTGGATGAAATGCCAATGCCAGCAGGACCGAGCATTTGGGGTTCGTTATTAGCTGCCTGCCGAAAATACCGCAATCTAGAAATGGCAGAAACTGCAGCAAGAAAGCTATTTGTCCTCGAACCCGAAAACACTGGCAACTATGTCCTGCTCTCAAACATGTACGCCGAAGCTGGAAGGTGGCAGGAAGTTGACAAACTGAGAGCGATTCTGATATCCCAGGGGACAAAGAAAAGTCCAGGTTGCAGTTGGATCGAGGTCAATGGCATAGCGCATATGTTTCTCGGTGGCGACACGTCCCACCCTCAAACCAAGGAAATCTACATGTTCTTGGAGGCATTGCCGGAGAAGATGAAGGCAGCTGGCTACACTCCTGATACTAGCTTTGTGTTGCATGATATCAGCgaggaagagaaagaattTAACCTCATTGCACACAGTGAGAAGCTCGCCGTTGCGTTCGGAATCCTCAACACTCCTTCCGAAACCGTTCTCCGAGTTACGAAGAACTTGAGAATCTGTGGCGATTGCCACACTGCAATGGTGTTCATATCAGAGATATATGGGCGGGAAGTCGTTGTTCGAGATGTGAATCGGTTCCATCACTTCAAAGCGGGTTCGTGTTCTTGTGGAGATTACTGGTGA